From one Neofelis nebulosa isolate mNeoNeb1 chromosome 4, mNeoNeb1.pri, whole genome shotgun sequence genomic stretch:
- the MKRN1 gene encoding E3 ubiquitin-protein ligase makorin-1 isoform X1: protein MAEAAAPGTTATTSGAGAAAAAVAAASPTPIPTVTSPSPGAGGGGSDGCSGGWTKQVTCRYFMHGVCKEGDNCRYSHDLSDSPYGIVCKYFQRGYCIYGDRCRYEHSKPLKQEEVTVADLTAKSSLAASSSLSSVVGPVVEMNTGEADSRNSNFASVGAGSEDWVNAIEFVPGQPYCGRTAPSCPEAPPQGSVTKEECEKEQTVAETKKQLCPYAAVGECRYGENCVYLHGDSCDMCGLQVLHPMDAAQRSQHIKSCIEAHEKDMELSFAVQRSKDMVCGVCMEVVYEKASPSERRFGILSNCSHTYCLKCIRKWRSAKQFESKIIKSCPECRITSNFVIPSEYWVEEKEEKQKLIQKYKEAMSNKACRYFDEGRGSCPFGGNCFYKHAYPDGRREEPQRQKVGTSSRYRAQRRNHFWELIEERENSNPFDNDEEEVVTFELGEMLLMLLAAGGDDDLTDSEDEWDLFHDELEDFYDLDL, encoded by the exons ATGGCGGAGGCTGCAGCTCCCGGAACAACAGCCACAACATCAGGAGCaggagcggcagcggcggcggtgGCAgcggcctcccccacccctatcCCCACAGTCACCTCCCcgtccccgggggcggggggaggcggcaGCGACGGCTGCAGCGGCGGCTGGACTAAACAGGTCACCTGCAG GTATTTCATGCATGGGGTTTGTAAGGAAGGAGATAACTGTCGCTACTCGCATGACCTCTCTGACAGTCCGTATGGTATAGTGTGCAAGTATTTTCAGCGAGGATACTGTATTTACGGAGACCGCTGCAG atATGAACATAGCAAgccactgaaacaggaagaagtgacTGTGGCAGATCTAACTGCAAAATCATCCCTTGCTGCTTCCTCAAGTCTCTCATCGGTAGTTGGACCAGTTGTTGAAATGAATACGGGCGAAGCCGACTCACGAAATTCAAACTTTGCAAGTGTAGGAGCAGGTTCAGAAGACTGGGTGAATGCCATTGAGTTTGTTCCTGGCCAGCCCTACTGTGGCCGTA ctgccccttcctgccctgaAGCACCCCCGCAGGGCTCAGTGACCAAGGAAGAATGTGAGAAGGAACAAACCGTGGCTGAAACAAAGAAGCAGCTTTGCCCGTATGCCGCCGTGGGAGAGTGCCGGTACGGGGAGAACTGCGTGTATCTCCACGGAGACTCCTGTGACATGTGTGGGCTGCAGGTTCTCCATCCCATGGACGCTGCCCAGAGATCACAACATATAAAA TCCTGCATCGAGGCCCATGAGAAGGACATGGAGCTCTCGTTCGCTGTCCAGCGCAGCAAGGACATGGTCTGCGGGGTCTGCATGGAGGTGGTCTATGAGAAAGCCAGCCCCAGCGAGCGccgctttgggattctctccaacTGCAGCCACACTTACTGTCTCAAGTGTATTCGCAAGTGGAGGAGTGCTAAGCAATTTGAGAGCAAGATCATAAA GTCCTGCCCAGAATGCCGGATCACATCTAACTTTGTCATTCCAAGTGAGTACTgggtggaggagaaagaagagaagcagaaactCATTCAGAAATACAAAGAGGCAATGAG CAACAAGGCGTGCAGGTATTTTGATGAAGGACGTGGGAGCTGCCCATTTGGAGGGAACTGTTTTTACAAGCATGCGTACCCTGATGGCCGTAGAGAGgagccacagagacagaaagtgggaaCATCAAGCAGATACCGG GCCCAACGAAGGAACCACTTCTGGGAGCTCAttgaggaaagagagaacagCAACCCATTTGACAACGACGAAGAGGAGGTTGTCACCTTTGAGCTGGGCGAgatgttgcttatgcttttggccGCAGGTGGGGACGACGACCTGACAGACTCTGAAGACGAGTGGGACTTGTTTCATGATGAGCTGGAAGATTTTTATGACTTGGATCTATAG
- the MKRN1 gene encoding E3 ubiquitin-protein ligase makorin-1 isoform X2: MHGVCKEGDNCRYSHDLSDSPYGIVCKYFQRGYCIYGDRCRYEHSKPLKQEEVTVADLTAKSSLAASSSLSSVVGPVVEMNTGEADSRNSNFASVGAGSEDWVNAIEFVPGQPYCGRTAPSCPEAPPQGSVTKEECEKEQTVAETKKQLCPYAAVGECRYGENCVYLHGDSCDMCGLQVLHPMDAAQRSQHIKSCIEAHEKDMELSFAVQRSKDMVCGVCMEVVYEKASPSERRFGILSNCSHTYCLKCIRKWRSAKQFESKIIKSCPECRITSNFVIPSEYWVEEKEEKQKLIQKYKEAMSNKACRYFDEGRGSCPFGGNCFYKHAYPDGRREEPQRQKVGTSSRYRAQRRNHFWELIEERENSNPFDNDEEEVVTFELGEMLLMLLAAGGDDDLTDSEDEWDLFHDELEDFYDLDL, from the exons ATGCATGGGGTTTGTAAGGAAGGAGATAACTGTCGCTACTCGCATGACCTCTCTGACAGTCCGTATGGTATAGTGTGCAAGTATTTTCAGCGAGGATACTGTATTTACGGAGACCGCTGCAG atATGAACATAGCAAgccactgaaacaggaagaagtgacTGTGGCAGATCTAACTGCAAAATCATCCCTTGCTGCTTCCTCAAGTCTCTCATCGGTAGTTGGACCAGTTGTTGAAATGAATACGGGCGAAGCCGACTCACGAAATTCAAACTTTGCAAGTGTAGGAGCAGGTTCAGAAGACTGGGTGAATGCCATTGAGTTTGTTCCTGGCCAGCCCTACTGTGGCCGTA ctgccccttcctgccctgaAGCACCCCCGCAGGGCTCAGTGACCAAGGAAGAATGTGAGAAGGAACAAACCGTGGCTGAAACAAAGAAGCAGCTTTGCCCGTATGCCGCCGTGGGAGAGTGCCGGTACGGGGAGAACTGCGTGTATCTCCACGGAGACTCCTGTGACATGTGTGGGCTGCAGGTTCTCCATCCCATGGACGCTGCCCAGAGATCACAACATATAAAA TCCTGCATCGAGGCCCATGAGAAGGACATGGAGCTCTCGTTCGCTGTCCAGCGCAGCAAGGACATGGTCTGCGGGGTCTGCATGGAGGTGGTCTATGAGAAAGCCAGCCCCAGCGAGCGccgctttgggattctctccaacTGCAGCCACACTTACTGTCTCAAGTGTATTCGCAAGTGGAGGAGTGCTAAGCAATTTGAGAGCAAGATCATAAA GTCCTGCCCAGAATGCCGGATCACATCTAACTTTGTCATTCCAAGTGAGTACTgggtggaggagaaagaagagaagcagaaactCATTCAGAAATACAAAGAGGCAATGAG CAACAAGGCGTGCAGGTATTTTGATGAAGGACGTGGGAGCTGCCCATTTGGAGGGAACTGTTTTTACAAGCATGCGTACCCTGATGGCCGTAGAGAGgagccacagagacagaaagtgggaaCATCAAGCAGATACCGG GCCCAACGAAGGAACCACTTCTGGGAGCTCAttgaggaaagagagaacagCAACCCATTTGACAACGACGAAGAGGAGGTTGTCACCTTTGAGCTGGGCGAgatgttgcttatgcttttggccGCAGGTGGGGACGACGACCTGACAGACTCTGAAGACGAGTGGGACTTGTTTCATGATGAGCTGGAAGATTTTTATGACTTGGATCTATAG